A portion of the Rhinolophus sinicus isolate RSC01 linkage group LG16, ASM3656204v1, whole genome shotgun sequence genome contains these proteins:
- the ISCU gene encoding iron-sulfur cluster assembly enzyme ISCU, with protein sequence MAAAGAGRLRRAASALLLRSPRLPTRELSAPARLYHKKVVDHYENPRNVGSLDKTSKNVGTGLVGAPACGDVMKLQIQVDEKGKIVDARFKTFGCGSAIASSSLATEWVKGKTVEEALTIKNTDIAKELCLPPVKLHCSMLAEDAIKAALADYKLKQEPKKGEAEK encoded by the exons ATGGCGGCGGCTGGAGCTGGCCGCCTGAGGCGGGCTGCGTCAGCGCTGTTGCTCCGGAGCCCCCGACTGCCGACCCGGGAGCTGTCAGCTCCGGCCCGGCTCTATCACAAGAAG GTTGTTGATCATTATGAAAATCCTAGAAACGTGGGGTCTCTTGACAAGACATCTAAAAATGTTGGAACTGGATTAGTGGGGGCTCCAGCGTGTGGTGATGTAATGAAATTGCAG ATTCAAgtggatgaaaaggggaagaTCGTGGATGCCAGGTTTAAAACATTTGGTTGTGGTTCTGCAATTGCCTCCAGCTCCTTAGCCACTGAATGGGTGAAAGGGAAGACG GTAGAGGAAGCCTTGACAATCAAAAACACAGATATCGCCAAGGAACTCTGCCTTCCTCCTGTGAAACTGCACTGCTCCA TGCTGGCTGAAGATGCGATCAAGGCTGCCCTGGCTGATTACAAACTGAAACAAGAACCTAAGAAAGGAGAGGCGGAGAAGTGA